The following proteins are encoded in a genomic region of Natronorubrum halophilum:
- the ilvA gene encoding threonine ammonia-lyase produces MLELSDILEARERVRETSRHTPLERSHTYSSMTGADVRLKLENFQRTGAFKIRGATNRIATLSESQKDVGVVTASAGNHAQGVALAATRSGVDSKIVMPKHAPISKVKATRNYGAEVVLSGRDYNEAAERAHEIEREEGRTYVHAFDDEDIMAGQGTIGLEILEDCPDVETVVVPIGGGGLISGIATAIKEQKPETRVIGVQADGASSAARSLEKGERISLDGVDTIADGIATRSVGERTFPYIQKYVDEVVTVSDPEIAVALVYLLERSKTLVEGAGAVPLAAVLFEAFEYDDDEVIVPALCGGNIDLNTLTNIIVRGLVETGRYLKIRTVLKDRPGALEDLLDIFTVHQANIYAIHHDRTSRDVEMSDTEVEIELEMRGPDHVDAFLSDLRDSGYEVDVLA; encoded by the coding sequence ATGCTCGAACTTTCCGATATTCTCGAGGCGCGCGAGCGGGTGCGAGAAACGTCCAGGCATACGCCGCTCGAACGCTCGCACACCTACTCGTCGATGACCGGGGCCGACGTGCGCCTGAAACTGGAGAACTTCCAGCGGACGGGTGCGTTCAAGATTCGCGGAGCGACGAACCGTATCGCGACGCTCTCCGAATCGCAGAAAGACGTCGGTGTCGTCACCGCGAGCGCCGGCAATCACGCCCAGGGCGTCGCGCTCGCGGCGACTCGCTCGGGCGTCGATTCGAAGATCGTTATGCCAAAACACGCGCCGATCTCGAAGGTCAAGGCGACGAGAAACTACGGTGCCGAGGTCGTCCTCTCGGGTCGAGACTACAACGAAGCCGCCGAACGGGCGCACGAAATCGAACGCGAGGAGGGCCGGACGTACGTCCACGCCTTCGACGACGAGGACATCATGGCCGGCCAGGGGACGATCGGCCTCGAGATTCTCGAGGACTGTCCCGACGTCGAGACCGTCGTCGTCCCGATCGGCGGCGGCGGCCTCATCAGCGGTATCGCGACCGCGATCAAGGAGCAAAAACCCGAGACGCGCGTTATCGGCGTCCAGGCAGACGGAGCCTCGAGCGCGGCACGGTCGCTCGAGAAAGGCGAGCGAATCTCGCTCGACGGCGTCGACACCATCGCCGATGGGATCGCGACCCGGAGCGTCGGCGAGCGAACGTTCCCCTACATTCAAAAGTACGTCGACGAGGTCGTCACCGTCTCCGATCCGGAGATCGCGGTCGCACTGGTCTACCTCCTCGAGCGCTCGAAGACCCTCGTCGAAGGTGCGGGTGCGGTACCGCTCGCCGCGGTGCTCTTCGAGGCGTTCGAGTACGACGACGACGAGGTCATCGTCCCCGCACTCTGTGGCGGTAACATCGATCTCAACACGCTGACCAACATCATCGTCCGCGGACTCGTCGAGACCGGTCGCTATCTGAAGATCAGGACGGTGTTGAAGGATCGCCCGGGCGCGCTCGAGGACCTGCTGGATATCTTTACCGTCCATCAGGCGAACATCTACGCGATCCACCACGATCGGACCTCCCGCGACGTCGAGATGAGCGATACGGAAGTCGAAATCGAACTCGAGATGCGCGGTCCCGATCACGTCGATGCCTTCCTCTCGGATCTCCGGGATTCGGGGTACGAAGTCGACGTGCTCGCCTGA
- a CDS encoding gamma-glutamylcyclotransferase family protein — MLVFVYGTLTDPKQAAALLEECSGEYEFVGRATLEGLHRVDGRYPTLVPGGSVEGRLLAVDEPALERLDRYEGVDRGLYARVSVPRADGRSVWIYVGDPERLGVDTDAPWPAGRSFRDSLQTYLLRAETVVLPHE, encoded by the coding sequence ATGCTCGTCTTCGTCTACGGGACGTTGACCGACCCGAAGCAGGCCGCCGCGCTCCTCGAGGAGTGCTCCGGCGAGTACGAGTTCGTCGGCCGAGCCACCCTCGAGGGGCTTCACCGCGTCGACGGCCGGTATCCGACGCTCGTGCCGGGTGGGAGTGTCGAGGGACGGCTGCTCGCGGTCGATGAACCGGCACTCGAGCGCCTCGATCGGTACGAGGGCGTCGACCGCGGGTTGTACGCTCGAGTTTCGGTACCTCGGGCCGACGGGCGGTCGGTCTGGATCTACGTCGGTGACCCGGAGCGACTCGGTGTCGATACCGACGCACCGTGGCCGGCGGGACGGTCGTTTCGCGACTCGCTCCAGACCTATCTTCTGCGAGCTGAGACCGTGGTACTACCTCACGAATGA
- the citZ gene encoding citrate synthase has protein sequence MADDLKKGLEGVLVAESGLSSINGDEGRLIYRGYPIEELARGASYEEVVYLLWHGHLPTVTELEEFTASINEEREIDDDVRATMERLAAADEQPMAALRTAVSMFSASEPEDDADPEDLEATLRKGRRITAKIPTALAAFERYRLDEEPVDPHPDLGLAANFLYMLTGEEPSEIHAETFDQALILHADHGLNASTFTSMVIGSTMADIYSAVTGGVSALSGPLHGGANQDVMEVLFEIDESELDHREWVKQANEEGRRIPGFGHRVYNVKDPRAKILQERSKELAAEGDDKWYNYTTTIEQYLSEEKGLAEKGIAPNVDFYSGSVYYQLGIPIDMYTPIFAMSRTGGWVAHVLEYQEDNRLIRPLSRYTGPEGQEFVPLEER, from the coding sequence ATGGCTGACGATCTCAAGAAAGGATTGGAGGGAGTCCTTGTTGCAGAGTCCGGACTCAGCTCGATAAACGGCGACGAAGGCCGGCTGATCTATCGAGGGTATCCGATCGAGGAACTTGCTCGTGGCGCGAGCTACGAGGAAGTCGTCTATCTCCTCTGGCACGGCCACCTCCCGACCGTGACCGAACTTGAGGAGTTCACCGCGTCGATCAACGAGGAACGCGAGATCGACGACGACGTCCGCGCGACGATGGAACGCCTCGCGGCAGCCGACGAGCAGCCGATGGCCGCACTCCGGACTGCGGTTTCGATGTTCTCGGCGTCCGAGCCGGAAGACGACGCCGATCCCGAGGATCTCGAGGCGACGCTCCGAAAGGGGCGACGGATCACCGCCAAGATCCCGACGGCGCTCGCGGCCTTCGAGCGCTACCGTCTCGACGAGGAGCCCGTCGACCCCCACCCTGACCTGGGGCTCGCGGCGAACTTCCTGTACATGCTGACCGGCGAGGAGCCGAGCGAGATTCACGCAGAAACCTTCGACCAGGCGCTCATCCTGCACGCGGATCACGGCCTGAACGCCTCGACGTTCACCTCGATGGTGATCGGCTCGACGATGGCCGACATCTACAGCGCCGTGACCGGCGGCGTCAGCGCCCTTTCCGGACCGCTTCACGGCGGTGCGAATCAGGACGTCATGGAGGTCCTCTTCGAGATCGACGAGAGCGAACTCGACCACCGCGAGTGGGTCAAGCAAGCGAACGAGGAAGGCCGACGCATCCCCGGATTCGGCCACCGCGTCTACAACGTCAAGGATCCGCGCGCCAAGATCCTCCAGGAGCGCAGCAAGGAACTCGCCGCCGAAGGCGACGACAAGTGGTACAATTACACCACGACGATCGAGCAGTACCTCTCCGAGGAGAAAGGACTCGCGGAGAAGGGCATCGCCCCGAACGTCGACTTCTACTCCGGCTCCGTCTACTACCAGCTCGGCATCCCGATCGATATGTACACCCCGATCTTCGCGATGAGCCGCACGGGCGGCTGGGTCGCCCACGTCCTCGAGTACCAGGAGGATAACCGACTCATCCGACCGCTCTCGCGGTACACGGGTCCCGAAGGTCAGGAGTTCGTCCCGCTCGAGGAGCGGTAA
- a CDS encoding cell division protein SepF, producing the protein MGLMSKILGGGQSRTAEDYVELDLDDVSANATEAAMQVHIAEVSGQADAIDIKDAVYDGDIVIADITRLRTEDSTVEHIVDELRQVAHEVDGDIVRKGDDQMIITPTGVRISREKLGQRA; encoded by the coding sequence ATGGGACTTATGAGCAAAATTCTCGGCGGGGGGCAGTCCCGAACTGCCGAGGATTACGTCGAACTGGATCTCGACGACGTGTCGGCGAATGCGACCGAGGCGGCGATGCAAGTACACATCGCAGAGGTCAGCGGTCAGGCCGATGCGATCGACATCAAAGACGCCGTCTACGACGGCGATATCGTCATCGCGGATATCACGCGCCTCCGCACCGAAGATAGTACCGTCGAACACATCGTCGACGAACTCCGACAGGTCGCCCACGAGGTCGACGGCGATATCGTTCGGAAAGGCGACGATCAGATGATCATCACGCCGACCGGCGTCCGGATCAGCCGCGAAAAGCTGGGTCAGCGGGCTTAA
- a CDS encoding DUF1028 domain-containing protein, whose protein sequence is MTFSICAHESYTNGDGDEHDRFGVAVTTRLPGVGTLCPFVSENCAVATQSLVNVELGRRGIAYVDDRLAIEDALEALLNADDGAPQRQLHGVDQNGAFAFSGEGCGDWYGHRRGDHYTVAGNLLTGEPVVDATATAYEANAVHETTDDTGGSPRDGTGPDPLAKRLIDALAAGDLEGGDKRDGLAVQSAAVIVETTEAYDVTPPYNNLRVDATETPIPDLQETYNLAVAGYEDTLERYREAYEEDSLDETAVSTATNNGSPSS, encoded by the coding sequence ATGACGTTCAGTATCTGCGCCCACGAGTCCTATACCAACGGGGACGGCGACGAGCACGATCGATTCGGCGTCGCCGTCACGACCCGCCTTCCGGGCGTCGGCACGCTCTGTCCGTTCGTCAGCGAGAACTGCGCCGTCGCAACCCAGAGTCTGGTCAACGTCGAGTTGGGACGCCGGGGGATCGCATACGTCGACGACAGGCTGGCCATCGAAGATGCCCTCGAGGCGCTGCTCAACGCCGACGACGGCGCGCCCCAGCGGCAACTCCACGGCGTCGACCAGAACGGGGCGTTCGCGTTCTCCGGCGAGGGGTGTGGTGACTGGTACGGCCACCGCAGGGGCGATCACTACACGGTCGCGGGGAATCTCCTGACCGGCGAACCGGTGGTCGACGCGACCGCAACAGCCTACGAGGCGAACGCCGTCCACGAGACGACCGACGACACCGGCGGCAGTCCGCGAGACGGCACCGGTCCCGATCCGCTGGCAAAGCGCCTGATCGATGCCCTCGCTGCGGGCGATCTCGAGGGCGGCGACAAACGCGACGGGCTGGCCGTCCAGAGCGCGGCCGTCATCGTCGAGACGACCGAAGCGTACGACGTGACGCCGCCGTACAACAACCTTCGGGTGGACGCGACGGAGACGCCGATTCCCGACCTCCAAGAGACGTACAACCTCGCAGTCGCCGGGTACGAGGACACGCTCGAGCGATACCGGGAAGCGTACGAGGAGGATTCGCTGGACGAAACCGCAGTGTCAACGGCAACGAACAACGGTTCGCCGTCGAGTTGA
- a CDS encoding RNA-binding protein: MQVKSRHHLRSDAVSDVEDTLEEQLGVSPDGDAYERVEFEDTDWEVVLIDGEPQVAYFEEEPFLTVRGANTYEPHQQLVTVDAGAVSFVSDGADVMRPGITEATDDISPGDLVVIAEESHGKVLAIGRARVEGADMVGTEGKVIDSLHHVGDDLYEFSG; the protein is encoded by the coding sequence ATGCAGGTCAAGTCTCGACACCATCTCCGTAGCGATGCCGTCTCGGACGTAGAGGATACGCTCGAGGAGCAACTCGGCGTCTCACCCGACGGTGACGCCTACGAGCGCGTCGAGTTCGAGGACACTGACTGGGAGGTCGTCCTCATCGATGGCGAACCACAGGTCGCTTACTTCGAGGAAGAGCCGTTCCTGACGGTTAGAGGCGCAAATACCTACGAGCCGCACCAGCAACTGGTCACGGTCGACGCCGGCGCGGTCTCGTTCGTCAGCGACGGCGCGGACGTGATGCGGCCCGGAATCACTGAGGCCACCGACGACATCTCCCCCGGCGACCTGGTCGTCATCGCCGAGGAGTCCCACGGGAAGGTGCTCGCCATCGGCCGCGCTCGCGTGGAGGGTGCGGACATGGTCGGTACCGAGGGCAAGGTCATCGACTCCTTGCACCACGTCGGCGACGATCTCTACGAATTCTCCGGATAA
- a CDS encoding TMEM175 family protein translates to MVRTLGGDDTDRMEALSDGVFAIVLTLLVLQFEVPNVSTSELPAAVADQETLLVSYLLSFVVVGLYWIIHHNLFRYIVAHDRLLLWLNLLFLLSISFLPYPTELMGVYGTRFTWSLYAINFVLVGVLMTAVWAYAARAGFTDDEIDDRAARLITIRGLISPAIFVLSIAVAAVNLTVAYFVPILIGPAQMVWVRYYQRLADDASEERRDEDQ, encoded by the coding sequence ATGGTGCGGACGCTCGGCGGCGACGACACGGATCGGATGGAGGCGCTGAGCGACGGCGTATTCGCGATCGTGCTCACGCTGTTGGTGTTACAGTTCGAGGTGCCGAACGTGTCCACGTCGGAACTCCCCGCAGCGGTGGCCGACCAGGAGACGCTGCTGGTCAGTTACCTGCTGAGCTTCGTCGTCGTCGGGCTCTACTGGATCATCCACCACAACCTCTTTCGGTACATCGTCGCCCACGATCGGCTCCTCCTGTGGCTGAACCTCCTGTTTTTGCTCTCGATCTCGTTTCTCCCCTACCCGACGGAGCTGATGGGCGTCTACGGAACGCGCTTTACCTGGTCGCTGTACGCGATCAACTTCGTGCTGGTGGGCGTGCTCATGACCGCCGTCTGGGCCTACGCCGCTCGAGCGGGATTCACCGACGACGAGATCGACGATCGAGCCGCGCGATTGATCACGATTCGGGGGCTGATCTCACCGGCGATATTCGTCCTCTCGATCGCTGTCGCCGCCGTAAACCTCACGGTGGCGTACTTCGTTCCGATACTGATCGGCCCGGCCCAGATGGTGTGGGTCCGGTACTACCAGCGGCTGGCCGACGACGCGAGCGAAGAGCGGCGAGACGAGGATCAGTAG
- a CDS encoding metallophosphoesterase, with product MASEYVFISDLHMGGDEELTALDFESELLSFLADLEENGDDVELIINGDAFGLWEYAEVEGPAKLDRVIEDHPRVFEQLRATGEEIDITLIPGNHDYDLACYPSHIDRLAAFNVTLEPEISITREVGDARIWIEHGQQHDANNRMPDWGNPDALPVGYFVVQRIVAAAGRYSEQARGDWLRDIQSVAPMEEIPRWLLSNYFYREMSPYLRAIVVPLLVFFNITIIYLFGTILEAAGIIPSWVFTDNPVIHALGIADIVLELIITINLVIIAVLLLLAIPFWLFRRDLERTLERFGVVLSGVRVGQGDEPFLRAARETLEANPDIAVFVYGHTHRASLTKWGDRVVVNTGTWLKKLQHVETWFSRLPGIYVPSFRLNYFRIFAEGDRVVVEYEEIKTDESRDLTRFQRLAVRRPPGENPIPARTVIDPDGALEVPGSEPESDSVSGRETAITDGDDGERTTDGRSGEEGDRHGSS from the coding sequence ATGGCCAGCGAATACGTCTTCATCAGCGACCTCCACATGGGCGGCGACGAGGAGCTCACGGCACTCGACTTCGAGTCGGAACTCCTCTCCTTCCTCGCGGATCTCGAGGAGAACGGCGACGACGTCGAACTGATCATCAACGGCGACGCGTTCGGGCTGTGGGAGTACGCCGAAGTGGAGGGACCGGCAAAGCTCGACCGGGTGATCGAGGACCACCCGCGCGTTTTCGAACAGCTCCGTGCGACCGGCGAGGAGATCGATATCACCCTCATTCCGGGCAACCACGACTACGACCTCGCGTGCTATCCATCGCACATCGATCGGCTCGCGGCGTTCAACGTCACGCTCGAGCCGGAAATTTCGATAACCCGCGAGGTCGGCGACGCGCGAATCTGGATCGAGCACGGCCAGCAACACGACGCGAACAACCGCATGCCCGACTGGGGGAATCCCGACGCGCTCCCGGTCGGTTACTTCGTCGTCCAGCGGATCGTCGCCGCCGCCGGCCGCTACTCCGAACAAGCCAGGGGCGACTGGCTGCGCGACATCCAGTCGGTCGCCCCGATGGAAGAGATCCCGCGCTGGCTCCTCTCGAACTACTTCTACCGGGAGATGAGTCCGTACTTGCGGGCGATCGTCGTCCCGCTATTGGTGTTTTTCAACATCACGATCATCTACCTCTTCGGCACCATTCTCGAGGCCGCGGGGATCATCCCCTCCTGGGTGTTCACCGACAATCCGGTGATTCACGCCCTCGGTATCGCCGACATCGTGCTCGAACTCATCATCACGATCAACCTCGTGATCATCGCCGTCTTACTCCTGCTCGCGATCCCGTTCTGGCTGTTCAGACGCGACCTCGAGCGGACGCTCGAGCGCTTCGGCGTCGTGCTGTCCGGCGTTCGCGTCGGGCAGGGCGACGAGCCCTTCCTTCGCGCGGCCAGGGAGACGCTCGAGGCGAACCCCGACATCGCCGTCTTCGTCTACGGACACACCCACCGAGCGTCGCTGACGAAGTGGGGCGATCGGGTCGTCGTCAACACCGGAACCTGGCTGAAGAAACTCCAGCACGTCGAGACGTGGTTCTCGCGGCTCCCGGGTATCTACGTCCCCTCGTTTCGGTTGAACTACTTCCGGATCTTCGCTGAGGGCGACCGGGTCGTCGTCGAGTACGAGGAGATCAAAACCGACGAGTCACGGGATCTCACCCGCTTTCAGCGACTGGCCGTGCGCCGTCCACCGGGGGAGAACCCGATTCCGGCGCGAACGGTGATCGACCCCGACGGAGCCCTCGAGGTACCCGGTTCGGAGCCCGAGAGCGATTCCGTCTCCGGACGGGAAACTGCGATCACCGACGGAGACGACGGTGAACGAACGACTGACGGACGTTCGGGCGAGGAGGGCGATCGGCACGGGTCGTCGTGA
- a CDS encoding DUF7562 family protein, which yields MWPSTSRTETVTCLACGDRIARSMAREYDKHGDRWDREEKVFEYLCKSCHGDLCHHPRTELEDLLVELDAGNTAREPFLSRYLEAIEERYGTLEEES from the coding sequence ATGTGGCCCTCTACGAGCCGCACCGAGACGGTCACGTGCCTCGCCTGCGGCGATCGGATCGCTCGGTCGATGGCCCGCGAGTACGACAAGCACGGCGATCGCTGGGATCGCGAGGAGAAGGTCTTCGAGTACCTCTGTAAGTCCTGTCACGGCGATCTGTGTCACCACCCGCGGACCGAACTCGAGGATCTGCTCGTCGAACTCGACGCCGGCAACACGGCGCGGGAGCCGTTTCTCTCGCGGTACCTGGAAGCGATCGAAGAGCGATACGGGACGCTCGAGGAGGAGTCCTGA
- a CDS encoding histidine kinase N-terminal 7TM domain-containing protein produces MSRQIDESFDDMVWQYTTQLLPYIGVLFLAMVIAGALAVYTVVERTDALDEPSVRAFVGLNVGCAIWSGAYALQLLSGPVPTKRVWLGVAFVGAVLVSISCFSFAVAYSGNEQWLSRRVVLLLAIEPAVAFVLYATQYRQLYEYPPDTAVVADLVVLDRTFGPMGIIHVLFLYGLLVVGAGFLLKTVYGSQHVYREQAIAILVAVFVPLVANVVWFLGFGPMGNLDLTPVAFTASGLAFALAIYRHHLLDITPVARTAVVENMHDGFLVIDETNRIRDGNAAVRRRTTDRGSDSIVGRDVTDLFPEIESIVRDGAPTGRTEMVVDGDDGRRFFDVQLQRLSNVDGIRLLLLRDVTEQHAVEQRYQSFIENASDLITMVDGSGEIRYQSPSSTSVLGFEPSEMVGRSAFEFIHPDDRERIIERFQTGLDASVDLDRAEYRLRTADGQWRDVETIGSNLLDDPFVEGVVLNTRDITERKKREREIRRTNEQLEQFASVVSHDLRNPLNVAQGYLDLADESVDCAYLSDIALAHDRMETIIEEVLLLAREGQSIGDTEPIDLERLVERAWVNVNTADATLSLASDRPIVADEDRLLRLFENLFRNSVEHGGNAVSVRVGTFSDGFFVEDDGPGIPIEDRDSIFEYGHTTTASGSGFGLAIVSQIADGHDWTIRVTEGADGGARFEFHTDGTPR; encoded by the coding sequence TTGTCGAGGCAAATAGACGAATCGTTCGACGATATGGTCTGGCAGTACACCACTCAGCTTCTCCCGTATATCGGCGTTCTCTTTCTGGCGATGGTGATCGCGGGGGCGTTAGCCGTCTATACCGTCGTCGAACGAACGGATGCGCTGGACGAGCCAAGCGTCCGCGCGTTCGTCGGTCTGAACGTCGGGTGTGCGATCTGGTCGGGCGCGTACGCGTTGCAGCTGCTGAGCGGCCCCGTACCGACGAAGCGCGTCTGGTTGGGCGTCGCCTTCGTCGGTGCCGTTCTGGTGTCGATCTCCTGTTTTTCGTTCGCCGTCGCGTACTCGGGGAACGAACAGTGGCTCTCCCGGCGAGTCGTCCTCTTGCTCGCGATCGAACCCGCCGTCGCGTTCGTCCTCTACGCGACGCAGTACCGACAACTGTACGAGTATCCCCCTGATACCGCCGTCGTCGCGGACCTCGTCGTGTTGGACCGAACGTTCGGTCCGATGGGGATCATCCACGTCCTGTTCCTGTACGGACTCCTCGTCGTCGGTGCCGGGTTCTTGCTCAAGACGGTGTACGGATCGCAACACGTCTACCGGGAACAAGCCATCGCAATCCTGGTCGCGGTTTTCGTCCCGCTTGTCGCCAACGTCGTGTGGTTTCTCGGTTTCGGACCGATGGGGAACCTCGACCTGACGCCCGTCGCGTTTACCGCCTCCGGACTCGCGTTCGCCCTCGCCATCTACCGCCACCACTTGCTCGATATCACCCCCGTCGCCCGCACTGCCGTCGTCGAGAACATGCACGACGGCTTCCTCGTGATCGACGAAACCAACCGCATCCGGGACGGCAACGCCGCTGTTCGCCGACGCACGACCGACCGCGGGTCCGATTCGATCGTCGGTCGGGACGTGACCGACCTCTTCCCCGAGATCGAGTCGATCGTCCGCGACGGGGCCCCGACGGGACGGACCGAAATGGTCGTCGACGGCGACGACGGTCGCCGGTTCTTCGACGTGCAACTCCAGCGCCTCTCGAACGTCGACGGGATTCGCTTGCTGCTCCTTCGAGACGTCACCGAACAGCACGCCGTCGAACAGCGGTACCAGTCGTTCATCGAAAACGCATCCGACCTCATCACGATGGTCGACGGCAGCGGCGAAATCCGCTACCAGAGCCCCTCGAGTACGAGCGTTCTGGGGTTCGAACCGTCGGAAATGGTCGGGCGATCGGCGTTCGAGTTTATCCATCCGGACGATCGAGAGCGGATCATCGAACGGTTTCAGACCGGACTCGATGCGTCGGTCGATCTCGATCGGGCGGAGTATCGTCTTCGCACCGCCGACGGCCAGTGGCGAGACGTCGAAACGATCGGGAGTAACCTGCTCGATGACCCGTTCGTCGAAGGCGTCGTCTTGAACACGCGCGACATCACCGAACGCAAGAAACGCGAACGCGAAATCCGTCGAACGAACGAGCAACTGGAGCAGTTCGCGAGCGTCGTCAGCCACGACCTTCGCAATCCGCTGAACGTCGCACAGGGATATCTCGACCTGGCCGACGAGTCCGTCGACTGTGCGTATCTCTCCGATATCGCGCTCGCCCACGACCGAATGGAGACGATCATCGAGGAAGTGTTGTTGCTGGCCCGCGAGGGACAATCGATCGGCGACACCGAACCGATCGATCTCGAGCGTCTCGTCGAGCGCGCGTGGGTGAACGTCAACACCGCCGACGCGACACTTTCGCTCGCGAGCGACCGACCGATCGTCGCCGACGAGGATCGGTTGTTACGCCTGTTCGAGAACCTGTTTCGAAACAGCGTCGAGCACGGTGGGAACGCCGTTTCCGTACGGGTTGGCACGTTCTCCGACGGATTTTTCGTCGAAGACGATGGCCCGGGAATCCCGATCGAGGACCGGGATTCGATCTTCGAGTACGGTCACACGACGACGGCGTCAGGGTCCGGATTCGGTCTCGCGATCGTCAGCCAGATCGCCGACGGCCACGACTGGACGATTCGGGTTACGGAGGGCGCCGACGGAGGTGCCCGGTTCGAGTTTCATACTGACGGGACACCGCGGTGA
- a CDS encoding RNB domain-containing ribonuclease, with amino-acid sequence MSDDAQAEAGTAEGQGPVEISEDLARHLENKRDDLFEKFEIRDEFPQAVLEEAEERTDDVIAEIEDEIDERTDLRDLTTWTTDPIDAQDFDDAISVEERDDEYVLWVHIADVTHYVNPETSMWDEAVERGNTVYLPGYTIHMLPPVLAETVCSLVPNEDRLAHTVEMHLDKENLSYETIEIYKSVIESDERLTYAQAEKRLEDPDAPLHEENTLVHELADRMHEQRKEDGSLVLNPARDRAHTIIEECMLKANKAVTHTLMWDRGVEAMYRVHPQPSPDEWSKALREIQDLDGVSIPGSTWEDPRKAVNATLEDAPGRQLDKIQWAVMKVMPRARYMNDPFGGHHALNFEIYGHFTSPIRRLSDLINHWIVYQNDVPENLVELCDRASDKQKDAEQCEREYKNFLQEVGLDPMAVNNRGIEVVDDEDADKTL; translated from the coding sequence ATGAGCGACGACGCACAGGCCGAAGCCGGCACGGCCGAAGGGCAGGGTCCCGTCGAGATTTCCGAGGACCTCGCACGACATCTGGAGAACAAACGCGACGACCTCTTCGAGAAGTTCGAGATCCGCGACGAGTTCCCGCAGGCGGTGCTCGAGGAAGCCGAGGAACGAACCGACGACGTGATCGCGGAGATCGAAGACGAGATCGACGAGCGAACGGACCTCCGCGACCTGACGACGTGGACGACGGACCCCATCGACGCCCAGGACTTCGACGACGCCATCTCGGTCGAGGAACGCGACGACGAGTACGTGCTCTGGGTTCACATCGCGGACGTTACCCACTACGTCAACCCCGAGACGTCGATGTGGGACGAGGCCGTCGAGCGCGGGAACACGGTCTATCTACCGGGATACACCATCCACATGCTGCCGCCCGTACTGGCGGAGACGGTCTGTTCGCTGGTCCCTAACGAGGATCGACTCGCCCACACCGTCGAGATGCACCTCGACAAGGAGAACCTCTCCTACGAAACCATCGAGATCTACAAGTCGGTGATCGAGTCCGACGAGCGCCTGACCTACGCGCAGGCCGAAAAGCGACTCGAGGACCCCGACGCGCCGCTGCACGAGGAGAACACCCTGGTCCACGAACTCGCGGATCGGATGCACGAACAGCGCAAGGAGGACGGTTCGCTCGTCTTGAATCCCGCTCGAGACCGGGCTCACACCATCATCGAGGAGTGCATGCTGAAGGCCAACAAGGCCGTCACGCACACCCTGATGTGGGATCGCGGCGTCGAAGCGATGTACCGCGTCCACCCGCAGCCGAGTCCCGACGAGTGGTCCAAAGCCCTCCGCGAGATTCAGGACTTGGACGGCGTCTCGATCCCCGGAAGCACCTGGGAAGACCCCCGAAAAGCCGTCAACGCGACGCTCGAGGACGCGCCGGGTCGCCAACTGGACAAGATCCAGTGGGCGGTGATGAAGGTGATGCCCCGGGCTCGCTACATGAACGACCCCTTCGGCGGCCACCACGCGCTGAACTTCGAGATCTACGGCCACTTCACCAGTCCCATCCGCCGGCTCAGCGACCTGATCAACCACTGGATCGTCTACCAAAACGACGTGCCGGAGAACCTCGTCGAGCTTTGCGATCGTGCCAGCGACAAGCAAAAGGACGCCGAACAGTGCGAGCGCGAGTACAAGAACTTCCTGCAAGAAGTCGGCCTCGATCCGATGGCGGTCAACAACCGCGGGATCGAAGTCGTCGACGACGAAGACGCGGACAAAACGCTGTAA